A region of Theileria annulata chromosome 2, complete sequence, *** SEQUENCING IN PROGRESS *** DNA encodes the following proteins:
- a CDS encoding uncharacterized protein (chr2.cand.492 - signal peptide;~secreted protein, putative): MNLVTSGIILYSFYICVCMDPDGSEPEKSDSGIRLYGDGDPVFTTTLKLTPEEANILKDLLVSYQECVSKSGSKPSDDPKPDLGIIRRDGDGNPLFLQTHEVTQEEAEILSWLLKNHDPKQDPSAPPEERPPPYSPGPYLTPGPSAPPYPIETPGGYGGYMSQGPYGQPSGAGYGAPGYGPYFPGGYGQQTPGTYPYPYPQQGPYGAEGATGGYGGGATGGAGGYGTSWGQVPSAPEADPSGPSGVSTPGAGGLRLVHLDAKVENECGLYEVLEYNLPGKGGKHRRYKPNCGFGIRMVTYAGVVVWKMDGQHHATEVTLIGVGTGNKKIDVKLSNGTRVRFKRGGKDKQWKRDIEKQ; encoded by the coding sequence ATGAATCTAGTAACATCtggaataattttatactcaTTCTATATATGTGTATGTATGGATCCTGATGGATCTGAACCTGAAAAAAGTGATTCGGGTATTAGATTATATGGAGATGGTGATCCTGTTTTTACAACTACACTTAAACTTACACCAGAAGAAGCTAATATTCTGAAAGATCTTCTAGTATCATATCAAGAATGTGTATCCAAAAGCGGTTCAAAACCATCTGATGATCCTAAACCAGATCTTGGAATAATTAGAAGAGATGGTGATGGGAACCCTCTGTTTTTACAAACTCATGAAGTTACGCAAGAAGAAGCTGAAATATTGAGTTGGcttttaaaaaatcatgATCCAAAACAAGATCCATCTGCACCCCCTGAAGAAAGACCTCCTCCCTACTCTCCAGGTCCTTACCTAACACCAGGGCCATCCGCCCCTCCATATCCAATAGAGACTCCAGGTGGTTATGGTGGATATATGTCCCAAGGCCCATATGGTCAACCAAGTGGAGCAGGTTATGGAGCACCAGGATATGGTCCTTATTTTCCAGGTGGCTATGGTCAACAAACACCTGGGACCTATCCATATCCATATCCACAACAGGGTCCTTATGGAGCAGAAGGAGCAACTGGAGGTTATGGAGGTGGTGCAACAGGAGGTGCTGGAGGGTATGGAACATCATGGGGACAAGTTCCATCTGCTCCTGAAGCTGATCCCTCAGGTCCTTCTGGAGTATCAACTCCAGGTGCTGGTGGATTAAGATTAGTTCATTTAGATGCTAAAGTTGAAAATGAATGTGGGTTATATGAAGTTTTAGAATATAATCTTCCTGGTAAAGGTGGAAAACACCGTAGATACAAACCCAATTGCGGGTTTGGGATTAGAATGGTAACATACGCAGGAGTAGTAGTTTGGAAAATGGATGGCCAACATCATGCAACAGAAGTAACACTAATTGGTGTTGGAACTGGAAATAAAAAGATCGATGTTAAATTAAGTAATGGTACTAGGGTTAGGTTCAAAAGGGGTGGTAAAGATAAACAATGGAAACGTGATATAGaaaaacaataa
- a CDS encoding uncharacterized protein (chr2.cand.491 - signal peptide;~secreted protein, putative;~Signal peptide predicted for TA15705 by SignalP 2.0 HMM (Signal peptide probability 0.600, signal anchor probability 0.030) with cleavage site probability 0.264 between residues 18 and 19), translated as MNLLTSGIILYSFYLSTCMDSSDSDEDGDGDGDSMLPPHQRSPMFEGTLGESFTGGYSKEELESKFPKMRMGKGPKDKGPAKPKPTPGPVKDTMMPGDQEARGASGGPGTYPYPPQGYPTGGYPPQATGGYGQPGPYQTGPYPYPQGQPGPYPVQTPGGYGQPGKGPAYPPDPYGASGGYGPPGHGPAYPPDPYGASGATGGYGGGASGGAEGPGQPTGPPGPSSGPPTQAPDGTKLGPVDAKTAKNGEHVNVDEFRAGSHDHRHRRITPKHGHGFNRVNYDGLRVWIMDGFKYATGVLLFPLGFGEKTLVITYSDGSKKTFKKRGNAKPWEEKD; from the coding sequence ATGAATCTCCTAACATCtggaataattttatactcaTTCTACCTATCCACTTGTATGGATTCTTCTGATTCTGATGAAGATGGTGATGGAGATGGAGATAGCATGCTACCTCCACACCAAAGGAGTCCTATGTTTGAGGGGACTCTCGGAGAATCGTTTACCGGAGGCTATAGTAAAGAAGAATTGGAAAGTAAATTTCCAAAAATGAGAATGGGTAAGGGTCCAAAAGACAAAGGTCCAGCGAAACCCAAACCTACTCCAGGTCCTGTCAAAGATACTATGATGCCAGGCGATCAGGAGGCACGTGGTGCATCTGGAGGTCCAGGGACATATCCTTATCCACCACAAGGTTATCCAACAGGTGGTTATCCACCACAGGCTACGGGAGGTTATGGTCAACCAGGTCCTTATCAGACAGGGCCTTATCCTTATCCACAGGGTCAACCAGGTCCTTATCCAGTACAGACTCCAGGTGGTTATGGTCAACCAGGAAAGGGACCAGCTTATCCTCCTGATCCCTATGGAGCATCAGGTGGTTATGGTCCACCAGGACACGGTCCAGCTTATCCTCCTGATCCCTATGGAGCATCAGGAGCAACTGGAGGTTATGGAGGTGGTGCATCAGGAGGTGCCGAAGGTCCAGGTCAACCAACCGGCCCACCGGGACCATCAAGTGGTCCACCTACTCAAGCTCCAGATGGAACAAAATTGGGACCAGTAGACGCAAAAACTGCGAAGAATGGTGAACATGTAAATGTTGATGAATTTAGAGCAGGAAGTCATGATCATCGTCACCGTAGGATCACGCCTAAACATGGACATGGATTTAATCGCGTAAACTATGACGGTTTACGAGTTTGGATAATGGATGGCTTCAAATATGCAACTGGAGTTCTTTTGTTTCCCTTAGGGTTTGGAGAAAAAACTCTGGTAATAACATACAGTGATGGTTCAAAGAAGACTTTTAAAAAGAGAGGAAACGCCAAACCATGGGAAGAAAAGGATTAG
- a CDS encoding 26S proteasome ATPase subunit (Rpt6A homologue), putative (chr2.cand.490 - AAA-ATPase, proteasome subunit): MNNCLGLQSYYTHLIEDYQALLSQKLMTKSRLEAQRNELNLRVRELKDELHSLLESGSFVGEVVKSMCNDKILVKISLEGKYVVDLASDIDVSLVTPNTRVALMSDSYKLHKILPTKVDPLVALMKVEKVPDSTYDMVGGLEEQIKQVKEVIELPIKHPEIFDSLGISQPKGVLLYGPPGTGKTLLARAVAHHTECTFIRVSGSELVQKYIGEGSRMVRELFVMARSHAPSIIFMDEIDSIGSSRGDGSSGGDSEVQRTMLELLNQLDGFEPFQNIKVIMCTNRIDILDEALLRPGRIDRKIEFPNPNAEGREQILRIHSKKMNLLRDIDLLEIAKSMSGCSGAEIKSVCTEAGMFALRERRVHVTNEDFQMAVVKVMKKGEERGMSFKKLWK, encoded by the coding sequence ATGAATAACTGTTTGGGATTACAGTCATATTATACTCACTTGATTGAGGACTACCAGGCTCTACTGTCACAGAAGCTCATGACTAAGTCTCGTCTTGAGGCTCAGAGAAATGAACTTAACCTACGTGTAAGAGAGCTGAAAGATGAACTACACAGCTTACTTGAATCAGGCTCCTTTGTGGGCGAGGTTGTCAAATCTATGTGCAATGACAAGATATTAGTAAAAATTAGCCTGGAAGGTAAGTATGTTGTTGATTTGGCCAGTGATATTGACGTTAGTTTGGTTACTCCAAACACAAGAGTTGCACTAATGTCTGATTCATACAAGTtacataaaattttacCCACGAAAGTGGATCCTCTAGTTGCTCTGATGAAGGTTGAGAAGGTTCCTGATAGCACATACGACATGGTTGGTGGGCTTGAAGAACAAATAAAGCAAGTAAAAGAGGTTATAGAGCTACCTATTAAGCATCCTGAGATTTTTGATTCACTTGGTATATCACAACCCAAAGGAGTACTGTTGTATGGCCCACCTGGCACTGGAAAGACACTGCTGGCTAGAGCTGTGGCTCATCATACTGAGTGTACTTTCATAAGAGTTAGTGGATCAGAATTGGTTCAAAAGTATATCGGCGAGGGGAGCAGGATGGTCCGTGAACTATTCGTAATGGCTAGAAGTCACGCTCCCAGCATAATTTTCATGGACGAAATTGATAGCATTGGCAGTTCGAGGGGTGACGGGAGCAGTGGCGGTGATTCTGAGGTACAACGCACTATGCTCGAGCTTTTGAATCAGTTAGACGGGTTCGAGCCATTTCAGAACATTAAGGTAATAATGTGTACTAATAGAATTGACATTTTGGATGAAGCCTTGTTGAGGCCTGGTAGAATTGACCGGAAGATTGAGTTTCCAAACCCCAACGCCGAAGGAAGGGAGCAAATACTCAGGATCCACTCAAAGAAAATGAATCTTTTAAGGGATATTGACTTACTCGAAATCGCTAAAAGTATGTCTGGTTGCAGTGGAGCAGAGATCAAATCTGTTTGCACAGAGGCTGGAATGTTTGCCCTCAGGGAAAGGCGCGTTCATGTCACTAACGAGGATTTTCAGATGGCCGTCGTAAAGGTTATGAAGAAGGGTGAAGAAAGAGGCATGTCATTCAAGAAACTTTGGAAATAA
- a CDS encoding uncharacterized protein (chr2.cand.489 - signal peptide;~secreted ptotein) yields MNLVTSGIILYSFYICVCMDPDGADGGNNPPGDNPPPSRPAKCTLLPTDDEAQGALGPPVCTPGDCGPHPHAADGTLLTPVDAKNVSNNRHTFFCKYTGPDKKSHHELKPGHGCGFNSVSYGGEQVWEMERENYGTGVDVHPIGDSHKTLVVTMKDGSKKIYQKRGKGKPWEEKN; encoded by the coding sequence ATGAATCTAGTAACATCtggaataattttatattcattcTATATATGTGTATGTATGGATCCTGATGGAGCTGATGGTGGAAATAACCCACCGGGCGATAATCCTCCTCCTTCAAGACCTGCTAAATGTACTCTGTTACCAACAGATGATGAAGCACAAGGTGCTCTTGGTCCTCCTGTATGTACACCAGGTGATTGTGGTCCACATCCTCATGCTGCAGACGGAACACTATTAACTCCAGTAGATGCAAAAAATGTGTCAAATAATAGACATACctttttttgtaaatatacAGGACCAGATAAAAAATCTCATCATGAGTTAAAGCCTGGCCATGGTTGTGGATTTAATTCCGTAAGTTATGGAGGTGAACAAGTATGGGAAATGGAAAGAGAAAATTATGGAACAGGGGTTGATGTTCATCCCATAGGGGATTCACACAAAACTCTGGTAGTAACAATGAAAGATGGCTCAAAGAAGATATATCAAAAGAGAGGAAAAGGTAAACCATGGGAAGAGAAGAATTAG
- a CDS encoding uncharacterized protein (chr2.cand.488 - signal peptide;~secreted protein, putative), whose product MNLVTSGIILYSFYICVCMDPDGAEPEKSDSGIRFYGDGEPVKSDMMPTEEEAKGALGPPVCTPGDCGPPTPGHGTPGYPSEAAEGYGTSDYSPYVPRPYGQSSPGSYGAPGYGYYVPGGYGTPRHSTTQGYRTPVYCPCFPGPYGTPGATGYGGYIPQGPYGARHSYYSPGGYGSPRYPTQPSPYRATSGNGAGASGDAGSPGQQTDQPSGPPTRAPDGTKLFSIDAKTGSNCSNVIVKEYISGRHNRFHRRLNPKPGFGFNSVSYNGVSVWEMRVDKYATEVFLYPLRSPQKTILIMLIDGIIKTFKRKGKNKPWKEKDVNIRGELFIRQALS is encoded by the coding sequence ATGAATCTAGTAACATCtggaataattttatattcattcTATATATGTGTATGTATGGATCCTGATGGAGCTGAACCTGAAAAAAGTGATTCGGGTATTAGATTTTACGGAGATGGTGAACCAGTTAAAAGTGATATGATGCCAACAGAAGAGGAAGCAAAAGGTGCTCTTGGCCCTCCTGTATGTACACCAGGTGATTGTGGTCCACCAACACCAGGTCACGGGACGCCAGGTTATCCATCGGAGGCAGCAGAAGGTTATGGAACATCAGATTATAGTCCTTATGTTCCACGTCCCTATGGTCAGTCATCACCAGGCTCCTATGGAGCACCAGGTTACGGTTATTATGTTCCAGGTGGTTATGGAACACCACGTCATAGTACAACACAAGGTTATCGAACACCAGTTTATTGTCCTTGTTTTCCGGGTCCTTATGGAACACCAGGTGCTACTGGTTACGGTGGATATATACCCCAAGGTCCTTACGGTGCAAGACATAGTTATTATTCTCCAGGTGGTTATGGATCGCCACGTTATCCAACACAACCAAGTCCTTATAGAGCAACAAGCGGTAATGGAGCCGGTGCATCAGGAGATGCCGGAAGTCCAGGTCAACAAACTGATCAACCAAGCGGTCCGCCTACTCGAGCTCCAGATggaacaaaattattttcaatagACGCAAAAACGGGGTCGAATTGTTCAAATGTTATTgttaaagaatatatatcAGGACGACATAATCGTTTTCACCGTAGGTTAAACCCTAAACCAGGATTTGGATTTAATTCCGTGAGTTATAACGGTGTTTCAGTTTGGGAAATGAGAGTAGACAAATATGCAACCGAAGTTTTTTTATATCCGTTAAGGTCTCCACAAAAAACTATTTTAATCATGCTAATTGATGGCATAATAAAGACTTTTAAAAGGaaaggaaaaaataaaccaTGGAAAGAAAAAGATGTAAATATTAGAGGAgagttatttattagacAAGCACTTtcttga
- a CDS encoding uncharacterized protein (chr2.cand.487 - signal peptide;~secreted protein, putative), protein MNLVTSGIILYSLYICVCMDPEDGSEHESAVVDGDDATEPPPYETVVQNPNPPPYHHGYHFVHTHTSGTDDDDPPPPYTPEPQNYPLPPLNQQSQASYTYPYYSPRSVDSRSPTGSDATPDYYGSSLYGQGATGYTPSLSTTSQAASDQLPPDELQLVDLDTKSKCSSNSTLFSTHLIKVKGMIHKYSPKEGFGYKKITHGNVVVWSMENGIYATKASVIGVGFGSKQITIELINGITINLKKRGHKKEWVQVTPR, encoded by the coding sequence ATGAATCTAGTAACATCtggaataattttatactcaTTGTATATATGTGTATGTATGGATCCTGAAGATGGATCTGAGCATGAATCTGCAGTTGTAGATGGAGATGATGCAACGGAACCTCCCCCATATGAAACAGTCGTACAAAATCCTAACCCACCGCCATACCACCATGGCTATCATTTTGTTCATACTCATACATCAGGCACAGATGATGATGATCCGCCTCCACCCTATACACCTGAACCACAAAATTATCCATTACCACCACTAAATCAACAATCTCAAGCATCTTATACTTATCCCTATTATTCGCCAAGATCAGTAGATTCTCGGTCACCTACCGGATCAGATGCTACACCGGATTATTATGGTTCATCTTTATATGGACAAGGTGCCACGGGGTATACACCATCTCTATCAACTACTTCACAAGCTGCTTCAGATCAATTACCACCAGATGAATTACAATTAGTGGATTTAGATACAAAGAGTAAGTGTTCTTCTAATAGCacattattttcaacaCACCTGATAAAAGTAAAGGGCATGATTCATAAATACTCTCCCAAAGAAGGCTTCGGATACAAAAAAATAACACATGGCAATGTTGTGGTTTGGTCAATGGAAAATGGAATATATGCAACAAAAGCATCAGTGATTGGCGTTGGTTTTGGTAGTAAGCAAATAActatagaattaattaatggCATTACAATTAATCTTAAGAAGAGAGGTCATAAGAAGGAATGGGTACAAGTAACACCAAGATAA
- a CDS encoding uncharacterized protein (chr2.C.cand.29 - hypothetical protein, PF00481 Protein phosphatase 2C domain;~PF00481 Protein phosphatase 2C domain), whose translation MKRSINNFGPKWKKLKQESGKLVPGSKGILISCSITGKHKDAMQEILYILRQHSERFHPDASICSRNVDHVDKEMLLKSELENLNQEFNRFVPGPCISKGLDYVYFKKIEDTPSKYVSEIFKEIKNNKSYSARFLSRIVPVDYICEAKEEDLRCTLKSLISKEFPLSLANSCKVTKLKEPSTDEDKINNESEDKENYNSRKEDEESDKMESMVTWALEFKRTNSNALGREQVLDIVNELMGKEYKVDLKKPEKLIIVYVIKNNGLEIPEDGEWVICGDSGEDSKWYTHESQKWMYNSEEHVYFHIESQTIIPDLKYFETKNEENYPDHDYLYEDVQYVDENVEYPDEVGDSNQLESDLENDSEDFSMDFNKDLIAGTESRKGNLETKIENEDRFITRECMSIQYLTDSKALCYFSGVFDGHYGPKCSDYIVKHLKNNILTVFLQNIQCSSSFKKRKLFSTGNANFSINEFPSNTNNETLDEEDQEDAIEDNSSTNKGSNELSDEVNVFLYSISKGVQMVDNNFCSYARKEFILDGSTLNLAFFYGPDSFGSLKLILANLGDSRSILCVKEGDKYVAKDLTREHKPDDKLEKERILKNKGFVEHVQGCWRAVLRKGNRIVCAISTSRAIGDFILKSPNNIISSQVDLYVHDVDFDNFIFLVQCTDGITDVLTSQEIVDFVMNCINSGYDPKKAAKILVDKAESLGSMDDKTCNIIYFGWQKEVFSKLNSDEEENEVKSQELKQEEEDIF comes from the exons atgaagagatcaattaataattttggtCCTAAATGGAAG aagCTCAAACAAGAGTCTGGTAAATTGGTTCCTGGATCAAAAGGCATTTTGATCTCATGTTCTATTACTGGAAAACATAAAGATGCTATGCaagaaattttatatattctcaGACAG CATTCGGAGAGATTCCATCCCGACGCTTCGATCTGTTCAAGAAATGTTGATCATGTAGATAAGGAAATGTTATTGAAATCTGAACTGGAGAATCTAAACCAAGAATTCAATAGATTTGTTCCAGGACCTTGTATTTCAAAAGGATTAGATTACGTTTATTTTAAGAAAATAGAGGACACTCCTTCCAAATATGTTAGTGAAATATtcaaagaaattaaaaataacaaaagTTATTCAGCCAGATTTTTATCAAGAATTGTTCCTGTGGATTATATTTGTGAAGCGAAGGAAGAAGATTTAAGATGTACCCTCAAGTCTTTGATTTCAAAAGAGTTTCCACTTAGTTTAGCAAATTCTTGTAAAgtaactaaattaaaagaacCTTCTACAGatgaagataaaataaataatgaatcagaagataaagaaaattataatagtAGAAAAGAGGATGAAGAATCAGATAAAATGGAATCCATGGTAACCTGGGCGTTGGAATTTAAACGAACAAATTCAAACGCTCTTGGAAGGGAACAAGTTTTGGATATAGTTAATGAACTGATGGGGAAAGAATATAAAGTAGATCTTAAAAAGCCggaaaaattaataattgtatatgTGATAAAG AATAATGGGCTGGAGATTCCAGAAGATGGTGAATGGGTAATTTGTGGAGATTCTGGTGAGGATAGTAAATGGTATACTCATGAATCTCAAAAATGGATGTACAATTCAGAAGAACATGTATATTTCCATATTGAATCACAAACAATAATACcagatttaaaatatttcgagactaaaaatgaagaaaattatcCAGACCATGATTATCTTTATGAAGATGTACAATATGTAGATGAAAATGTAGAATATCCAGATGAAGTTGGGGATTCTAATCAATTAGAAAGTGATCTAGAAAATGATTCAGAAGATTTTTCAATggattttaataaagatCTTATCGCGGGAACTGAATCGAGAAAG gGAAATCTTGAAACCAAGATTGAGAATGAAGATCGGTTCATAACAAGAGAATGTATGTCAATTCAATATCTAACAGATTCCAAAGCTTTGTGCTATTTTTCAGGAGTATTTGACGGTCACTACGGCCCAAA ATGCTCAGACTATATTGTAAAACATTTGAAGaacaatattttaactgTTTTTTTACAGAATATACAGTGCAGCTCCAGTTTTAAGAAGAGAAAGTTATTTTCTACAGGGAATGcaaatttttcaataaacGAATTCCCCTCAAATACTAATAACGAAACTCTGGATGAAGAGGACCAGGAAGATGCTATAGAAGATAACTCTAGTACAAATAAAGGGTCAAATGAGTTGAGTGATGAAGTGAACGTGTTTCTATACTCTATTTCTAAAGGAGTACAAATGgtggataataatttttgttcCTATGCCCGAAAAGAGTTCATTTTAGACGGTAGTACCTTGAATTTGGCATTCTTCTATGGACCAGATTCATTCGGTTCGttgaaattgattttagCAAATTTGGGTGACTCGAGGTCAATTTTATGTGTAAAAGAGGGCGATAAGTACGTGGCCAAGGATCTAACAAGGGAACATAAACCAGATGATAAATTGGAAAAGGAACgaattttgaaaaataaaggATTTGTAGAACATGTACAAGGTTGTTGGAGAGCTGTTTTACGTAAAGGAAATCGAATTGTTTGTGCAATTTCTACCTCTAGAGCCATAGGAGATTTCATCTTGAAATCACCAAACAATATCATCAGTTCTCAAGTTGACCTCTACGTCCATGACGTCGATTTCgataatttcattttccTAGTACAGTGTACTGATGGTATAACCGATGTTCTAACTTCACAG GAAATTGTTGATTTTGTTAtgaattgtataaattcGGGATATGATCCCAAGAAGGCAGCTAAAATATTGGTTGACAAGGCCGAATCCTTAGGATCAATGGACGATAAAACCTGTAATATTATCTATTTCGGATGGCAAAAGGAAGTATTTTCAAAG tTAAACTCTGATGAGGAAGAAAATGAAGTAAAATCACAAGAATTAAAAcaagaagaagaagatattttttaa
- a CDS encoding uncharacterized protein (chr2.cand.485 - hypothetical protein), with amino-acid sequence MNENLEDNSVVNLKDEIDLKLDLNNYLSDQTNTNLNTNNINLNNKLNNKLNKKEIEKNWFNISEKEVTPAVMREWKSIQLRGFVDPKKFYKNSKKLENIPKQFQLGTIVTNKSNIEDTVNNVTGITKSRNTSGIKSRNIIKKTRVRKKSSLITSTVKESEWVSKRYRDIQNEKTSGRKGWYQRQVKKRKKT; translated from the coding sequence atgaatgAAAATTTGGAAGATAATTCTGTTGTTAATTTGAAAGATGAaatagatttaaaattggatttaaataattatttatcagatcaaactaatactaatttaaatactaataatattaatttgaataataaattgaataataaattgaataaaaaagaaattgaaaagaATTGGTTTAATATAAGTGAGAAAGAAGTGACTCCAGCTGTTATGAGGGAATGGAAATCAATCCAATTACGTGGTTTTGTTGATCCTaagaaattttataaaaattctaaaaaacTTGAAAACATACCGAAACAATTTCAATTAGGTACTATAGTAACAAATAAATCCAACATTGAAGATACAGTTAACAATGTTACTGGGATTACTAAGAGTAGGAACACAAGTGGGATTAAGAGTAGAAATATCATTAAGAAGACTAGAGTTAGAAAGAAATCTAGTTTAATTACAAGTACAGTTAAGGAAAGTGAATGGGTTAGTAAGAGGTATAGGGATATCCAAAATGAGAAAACCAGTGGTAGGAAAGGCTGGTATCAAAGACAAGTTAAAAAACGTAAAAaaacataa